One window of the Candidatus Falkowbacteria bacterium genome contains the following:
- a CDS encoding type II/IV secretion system protein translates to MTKQEEILELLKKKKILTAEQVDKAIEQAAAKQQAVEDFLLENKLIELEKLTELKAGAYGLQYENLTTKKVIEFALNTLPTEVAENYKMICFDREATHIKVGVIDPDNFKAIEAVQFLAKEQGLFVQFFLVSNNSFNHVFRQYRSLSKEISVALKLKEDEDEERKEQQKKEEEEIEEIIGSAPVIKIVSVILRHAVEGGASDIHIEPMQKEARVRYRIDGILRTSLVLPRNIHEAIVARIKVLSNLKLDETRVPQDGRIRQVINGKEVDFRVSTLPLVSEEKVVMRVLDVTKGAPTLEDLGFSGRSLATINENIKKTNKMFLVVGPTGSGKSTTLYSVLHMVNKEGVNISTLEDPVEYFMPGVNQSQVRSEVGFTFASGLRALLRQDPNIIMVGEIRDSETAELAIHASLTGHFVLSTMHTNSAVGTIPRLLDMKVEAFLLGSTLSTVLAQRLARKICQNCKVEDAMPDDLIAEVREEFEKIPKQIIADEFGDEKFDKFTFFKGKGCPRCGNSGYAGRVAVAEIVDVNDDLRHKIIEHGHAIKDDDIRESQIFISMMQDGIIKSLKGLTTIQEVMRVMRD, encoded by the coding sequence TAGAACAAGCGGCGGCCAAGCAGCAGGCGGTCGAAGATTTTTTATTGGAGAATAAATTGATCGAACTGGAGAAACTGACCGAACTGAAAGCTGGCGCCTACGGGTTGCAGTATGAGAATCTTACGACCAAGAAAGTCATCGAATTTGCCCTTAACACCTTGCCGACCGAAGTCGCAGAGAATTATAAGATGATTTGTTTCGATCGTGAGGCCACCCATATCAAGGTCGGCGTAATCGACCCCGATAATTTCAAGGCGATCGAGGCCGTACAGTTTTTGGCCAAAGAACAGGGTTTGTTCGTCCAATTCTTCCTGGTTTCAAACAATAGCTTCAATCATGTCTTCCGTCAGTACCGCTCTTTGTCCAAGGAGATTTCAGTGGCCCTGAAGCTTAAGGAAGATGAGGATGAAGAGCGCAAAGAGCAGCAGAAAAAAGAAGAAGAGGAGATTGAAGAGATCATCGGCAGCGCGCCGGTGATCAAGATCGTCTCTGTCATCTTGCGCCATGCCGTGGAGGGCGGTGCTAGTGATATCCATATCGAGCCGATGCAGAAAGAGGCTCGTGTACGCTATCGTATCGACGGCATCCTGCGCACTTCCTTGGTGCTGCCCAGAAATATCCATGAAGCTATCGTTGCTCGCATCAAGGTGTTGTCCAATCTGAAGCTTGATGAGACTCGCGTCCCGCAGGACGGACGCATCCGCCAGGTCATAAACGGCAAAGAGGTTGACTTCCGTGTCTCAACCCTGCCTTTGGTCAGCGAGGAAAAAGTCGTGATGCGCGTTTTGGATGTGACCAAGGGCGCTCCGACCTTGGAAGACTTGGGCTTCAGCGGCAGGTCGCTAGCCACTATCAATGAAAACATCAAGAAGACTAACAAGATGTTCCTAGTAGTCGGTCCTACCGGTTCAGGCAAATCGACCACATTGTACTCAGTGCTTCATATGGTCAATAAGGAGGGGGTTAACATCTCGACGCTCGAAGACCCGGTCGAATATTTTATGCCAGGAGTCAATCAGTCTCAAGTGAGATCCGAAGTCGGTTTCACTTTTGCCAGCGGGTTGCGCGCTCTTTTGCGCCAGGACCCGAACATCATCATGGTCGGCGAAATCCGTGACAGCGAGACCGCCGAACTGGCCATCCATGCCAGCTTGACCGGTCACTTCGTGCTCTCGACGATGCATACCAACAGCGCTGTCGGCACCATTCCGAGATTGTTGGACATGAAAGTCGAGGCTTTCTTGTTAGGCTCGACATTAAGTACTGTCCTGGCTCAGCGTCTAGCCAGAAAAATCTGCCAAAACTGCAAGGTTGAAGATGCTATGCCCGACGACTTGATCGCTGAAGTCAGAGAAGAGTTCGAAAAAATACCCAAGCAGATCATCGCTGATGAATTCGGTGATGAAAAATTCGATAAGTTCACCTTTTTCAAAGGCAAAGGTTGCCCTCGCTGCGGCAATTCAGGATATGCTGGACGAGTCGCCGTTGCTGAGATAGTCGACGTCAATGATGACCTGAGACACAAGATAATCGAGCATGGCCATGCCATCAAGGATGATGACATCAGGGAAAGCCAAATTTTTATTTCAATGATGCAGGATGGCATCATCAAATCCCTGAAGGGCTTGACGACTATCCAGGAGGTAATGCGGGTAATGCGTGATTGA